In one Echinicola marina genomic region, the following are encoded:
- a CDS encoding Gfo/Idh/MocA family protein, translating to MRRRQFIQKTSLATAAMSFSHISIGKKKEKLGVALVGLGGYSTGQLAPSLQMTEHCYLAGIVTGTPEKAVSWQEKYDIPDENVYNYDNFESIANNADIDVVYVVLPNSMHTEFAIKAAEAGKHVWCEKPMAKTVKECEEIIAACKKNKVKLSIGYRMQHEPNTQQLRAFVKNQKYGDLRMLEAVAGFTMNSTGIWRLNKEMGGGAMYDMGVYPINAVRYLSGLEPLSVMAYESKRRPEMFAEVDETMNYILEFPGGLMANCATSFGMNMGRLTVTCGRGNFRLEPFQSYRGIKGYTSDGIQFSDQVKSQQAVQMDDDALAIIDGRAVMVPGEEGLRDIKVVEAAFKSAEEGKRISIH from the coding sequence TAGGAAAGAAAAAAGAGAAACTAGGGGTAGCTTTAGTGGGGCTGGGAGGGTATAGTACCGGGCAACTGGCCCCTTCGCTGCAAATGACCGAGCATTGTTATTTGGCCGGTATTGTTACGGGAACTCCTGAAAAAGCAGTTTCATGGCAGGAAAAGTATGATATCCCTGATGAAAATGTTTATAACTATGACAACTTTGAATCCATAGCCAATAATGCTGATATCGATGTAGTCTATGTGGTATTGCCCAATAGCATGCATACTGAATTTGCGATTAAGGCTGCTGAGGCAGGAAAACATGTTTGGTGTGAAAAGCCCATGGCCAAAACGGTTAAAGAGTGTGAAGAGATTATAGCAGCCTGTAAGAAGAACAAGGTAAAATTAAGTATAGGTTATCGTATGCAACATGAACCGAATACCCAGCAGTTAAGGGCGTTTGTCAAAAATCAAAAATACGGTGACTTGAGGATGCTGGAGGCGGTAGCAGGCTTTACGATGAACAGCACTGGGATATGGAGATTGAATAAGGAAATGGGAGGCGGAGCGATGTACGATATGGGTGTTTATCCAATCAATGCTGTCAGGTATTTGAGTGGTTTAGAGCCTCTATCCGTAATGGCCTATGAAAGCAAACGCCGACCTGAAATGTTTGCTGAGGTAGATGAGACCATGAATTATATATTGGAATTTCCTGGAGGACTCATGGCGAACTGTGCTACTAGTTTTGGGATGAATATGGGGAGGTTAACGGTTACTTGTGGCCGTGGTAATTTCAGGTTGGAACCTTTTCAGTCTTACAGAGGGATTAAGGGCTATACCAGTGACGGCATACAGTTTTCAGACCAGGTGAAAAGTCAGCAGGCTGTACAGATGGATGATGATGCTTTGGCCATTATCGATGGTAGGGCCGTGATGGTTCCTGGAGAAGAAGGCTTAAGGGATATAAAAGTTGTGGAGGCCGCTTTTAAATCTGCTGAGGAGGGCAAGAGAATAAGCATCCATTAG